A genomic segment from Paenibacillus sp. FSL K6-1096 encodes:
- the leuD gene encoding 3-isopropylmalate dehydratase small subunit, which translates to MEEFKKLTGIVAPVDRVNVDTDAIIPKQFLKRIERTGFGQFLFYEWRFDEAGNDNPSFEMNKPRYQGASVLISRANFGCGSSREHAPWAIMDYGFRVVIAPSYADIFYNNCFKNGILPIKLSEAQVDDLFNRTAEHEGYKLTVDLENKKLTDDYGLDLSFDLDEHRRQFLLQGLDDIGLTLQHADEIAAYEERHAAKLFA; encoded by the coding sequence ATGGAAGAATTCAAGAAGTTAACAGGTATCGTAGCCCCGGTAGACCGGGTGAATGTAGATACGGATGCGATTATCCCGAAGCAATTCCTGAAACGGATCGAGCGGACCGGGTTTGGACAATTTCTTTTTTACGAATGGCGTTTTGATGAAGCGGGCAATGACAATCCGTCCTTCGAGATGAACAAGCCGCGCTACCAGGGCGCTTCTGTATTGATCTCCCGTGCCAACTTCGGCTGCGGCTCTTCACGGGAACACGCACCTTGGGCGATTATGGACTACGGGTTCAGAGTAGTGATTGCCCCGTCTTATGCGGATATCTTCTACAACAACTGCTTCAAGAACGGCATCCTGCCGATCAAGCTCTCCGAGGCTCAGGTGGATGATCTGTTCAACCGTACGGCAGAGCATGAAGGCTACAAGCTGACCGTCGATCTTGAGAACAAAAAGCTTACGGACGATTACGGGCTGGATCTCTCGTTCGACCTGGATGAACACCGCCGCCAGTTCCTGCTTCAGGGATTGGATGATATCGGTCTGACGCTGCAGCATGCGGACGAAATTGCCGCTTACGAAGAGCGCCATGCCGCCAAGCTGTTCGCCTAA
- a CDS encoding LysR family transcriptional regulator yields the protein MELRQLQYTLQIAAERNFSRAADKLHIAQPSLSQQLSKLEKELGVLLFQRNTSSVELTYAGEKFVEQAQVIMDAVELLRQEMSDISQLRTGRVVVGSMPITGAHLLPHVLPVFKSKYSDVDITLLEDSSMNLEKLTASGQTDLSLLSLPLEIPTLAYEVLGEERIDLAVPPEHPLAARGTQGVRTLLEELKDEPFIVLKKGQGFRKMTVDLCREAGFEPRIVFESNNMETIQSLVAAGMGVTLVPHFIARAPRSEFVPVYLPLAEPVPGRTLVIAYRRGRYLSRAAEAFIATFKDTVASLADD from the coding sequence ATGGAACTCAGACAATTGCAATATACGCTGCAGATTGCGGCAGAGCGCAACTTCTCCCGGGCCGCCGACAAGCTGCATATTGCCCAGCCCTCCCTCAGCCAGCAGCTGTCCAAGCTGGAGAAGGAGCTCGGGGTGCTGCTCTTCCAGCGCAATACCAGCTCGGTGGAGCTGACCTATGCCGGGGAGAAATTCGTTGAACAGGCCCAGGTGATTATGGATGCCGTGGAGCTGCTGAGGCAGGAGATGTCCGATATCTCCCAGCTGCGCACCGGCCGTGTGGTGGTTGGCAGTATGCCAATTACGGGAGCGCATCTGCTGCCCCATGTCCTGCCTGTCTTCAAAAGCAAATATTCCGATGTGGACATTACCCTGCTGGAGGACTCGTCCATGAATCTGGAGAAGCTGACGGCCAGCGGACAGACGGATCTCAGCCTGCTCTCCCTGCCGCTGGAGATTCCGACGCTCGCCTACGAGGTGCTCGGCGAGGAACGGATCGATCTGGCAGTCCCGCCTGAGCATCCGCTGGCAGCGCGCGGGACGCAGGGGGTCCGCACGCTTTTGGAGGAGCTGAAGGATGAACCGTTCATTGTCCTCAAGAAAGGCCAGGGCTTCCGTAAAATGACGGTAGATCTGTGCCGGGAGGCCGGATTCGAGCCGCGGATTGTGTTCGAGAGCAATAATATGGAGACCATCCAGTCGCTGGTCGCCGCCGGTATGGGGGTTACGCTGGTGCCGCATTTCATCGCCCGGGCGCCCCGGAGCGAATTCGTGCCGGTCTACCTTCCGCTGGCGGAGCCGGTGCCCGGCCGCACCCTGGTTATTGCCTACCGGCGCGGACGGTACTTATCCCGTGCTGCCGAAGCTTTTATCGCAACCTTCAAAGACACCGTGGCCAGTCTCGCAGACGATTAA
- the leuC gene encoding 3-isopropylmalate dehydratase large subunit has product MGNKTMFEKIWENHVIHQEEGKPSIIYIDLHLVHEVTSPQAFEGLRLSGRKVRRPELTFATMDHNVPTKDRYNITDPISKQQIDTLSKNCQDFGVKLFDLNDIDQGVVHVMGPEIGLTHPGKTIVCGDSHTSTHGAFGALAFGIGTSEVEHVLATQCLQQSKAKTMEVRFTGKRNPGVTAKDMILGVIAKYGTDFATGYVIEYTGEAIRELSMEERMTVCNMSIEGGARAGLIAPDETTFNYLRGRQYVPQGEAYDAAVESWKTLVSDEGAQYDTVVEFDVETLIPQVTWGTSPGMGTDINSAVPNPADFATENERKAAEKALEYMDLTPGTPISEIGIDYVFIGSCTNGRIEDLRAAAEVAKGHKVSDKVTAIVVPGSGRVKLQAEKEGLDKVFTEAGFEWREAGCSMCLAMNPDVLQPGQRCASTSNRNFEGRQGRGGRTHLVSPAMAAAAAIKGRFTDVRDWNYKTEAVNS; this is encoded by the coding sequence ATGGGCAACAAGACAATGTTTGAGAAGATTTGGGAGAATCACGTTATCCATCAGGAGGAAGGCAAGCCGAGCATCATCTATATCGATCTTCATCTGGTTCATGAGGTTACATCTCCGCAGGCCTTTGAAGGACTGCGTCTGAGCGGGCGCAAGGTACGCCGTCCTGAACTTACGTTCGCGACGATGGATCACAACGTGCCGACCAAGGACCGTTACAATATTACCGATCCTATCTCCAAGCAGCAGATTGATACACTCTCGAAGAACTGCCAGGATTTCGGTGTTAAGCTGTTTGACCTGAACGATATTGACCAGGGTGTTGTCCACGTTATGGGTCCTGAGATTGGCCTGACTCATCCCGGCAAGACGATTGTCTGCGGGGACAGCCACACCTCCACCCACGGAGCATTCGGTGCACTGGCTTTCGGGATCGGCACCAGCGAAGTGGAGCATGTACTTGCCACCCAGTGTTTGCAGCAATCCAAGGCCAAGACGATGGAGGTCCGCTTCACCGGCAAGCGTAATCCGGGGGTAACAGCCAAGGATATGATCCTCGGCGTGATTGCCAAGTACGGAACTGACTTTGCGACAGGCTATGTTATTGAATATACAGGCGAAGCGATCCGTGAGCTGTCGATGGAAGAGCGCATGACGGTCTGCAACATGTCAATCGAAGGCGGAGCCAGAGCGGGCCTGATCGCCCCTGACGAGACTACCTTCAACTATCTGCGCGGACGCCAGTATGTGCCGCAGGGCGAAGCTTACGATGCTGCTGTTGAGAGCTGGAAGACGCTTGTCAGCGATGAAGGCGCCCAGTACGATACCGTTGTGGAATTCGATGTGGAGACGCTCATTCCGCAGGTTACCTGGGGCACCAGCCCGGGCATGGGTACAGATATTAACTCCGCTGTGCCGAACCCGGCGGACTTCGCAACCGAGAACGAACGCAAAGCGGCTGAGAAGGCGCTTGAATATATGGACCTGACTCCAGGTACGCCGATCTCCGAGATCGGGATCGATTATGTCTTCATCGGCTCCTGCACGAACGGACGTATTGAGGATCTGCGCGCAGCGGCTGAAGTAGCCAAGGGCCATAAGGTATCCGACAAGGTTACCGCCATTGTAGTACCCGGCTCGGGCCGCGTGAAGCTGCAGGCAGAGAAGGAAGGTCTGGACAAGGTCTTCACCGAAGCAGGATTTGAATGGCGTGAAGCCGGCTGCAGTATGTGCCTGGCGATGAATCCGGATGTTCTCCAGCCGGGACAGCGCTGCGCATCCACCTCTAACCGGAACTTTGAAGGACGCCAGGGACGCGGCGGACGCACGCATCTGGTCTCGCCTGCCATGGCGGCTGCGGCTGCAATCAAAGGCCGGTTCACCGATGTACGTGACTGGAACTACAAGACGGAAGCCGTCAACTCATAG